One stretch of Glycine soja cultivar W05 chromosome 7, ASM419377v2, whole genome shotgun sequence DNA includes these proteins:
- the LOC114419200 gene encoding B3 domain-containing transcription factor VRN1-like yields MPRPCFDKLVLPTTLQSRQLRIPDNFLRKYGTQLSTIATLTVPDGSVWPIGLKKADNRIWFVDGWQDFVQRYSIGVGYFLVFMYEGNSSFIVHIFNLSTSEVNYQSAMRNHNEGSCFANYHHIFDEMEDVDSLGLSDLSPQYLTPGALQSKGFAGSVDQLTPGKSHTPALQNLFNGGSKLNRVNWGDGGSAFSLKDANSQGNQSTRDIGVQFNAVEFKRSTEELKLRYSNSNEEAVNKTAKKKRKSEPYGEEPSGENEEEAEMRYRFYESASARKRTVTAEERERAINASKTFEPTNPFCRVVLRPSYLYRGCIMYLPSTFAEKNLNGVSGFIKLQLSNGRQWSVRCLYRGGRAKLSQGWFEFTVENNLGEGDVCVFELLRMKEVVLQVTVFRVTEDAGLLNQLPMQQQQQSPNISHTKLLNPHLQHRISTTKLIRN; encoded by the exons AGGATTCCGGATAATTTTCTGAGAAAATATGGGACCCAGCTTTCTACAATTGCTACCCTCACTGTTCCTGATGGTAGTGTTTGGCCCATAGGATTGAAGAAAGCAGACAACAGAATTTGGTTTGTTGATGGTTGGCAAGATTTTGTTCAACGCTACTCCATTGGTGTTGGATACTTTTTGGTGTTCATGTATGAAGGGAATTCATCTTTCAttgttcatatttttaatttgagtaCGTCTGAGGTAAACTATCAATCGGCCATGAGAAACCATAATGAAGGGTCTTGCTTTGCCAATTATCATCATATTTTTGATGAAATGGAAGATGTAGACTCCCTTGGTTTGTCGGATTTGTCACCTCAGTACCTTACTCCCGGTGCATTGCAAAGCAAGGGTTTTGCTGGATCTGTGGATCAACTGACACCTGGGAAGAGTCATACTCCAGCTTTGCAGAATTTGTTCAATGGTGGATCAAAACTCAATCGCGTAAACTGGGGTGATGGTGGGAGTGCTTTTTCTTTGAAGGATGCGAATTCACAAGGCAATCAGTCAACCAGAGACATAGGTGTTCAGTTTAATGCTGTTGAGTTTAAAAGGTCCACTGAAGAATTGAAATTGCGTTATTCTAATTCTAACGAGGAAGCAGTTAATAAAACCGCAAAAAAGAAGCGGAAATCAGAACCCT ATGGCGAGGAACCTTCTGGTGAAAATGAAGAGGAGGCAGAAATGCGCTATAGGTTTTATGAAAGTGCATCTGCAAGGAAACGAACCGTGACGGcagaagaaagagaaagggcAATTAATGCATCAAAAACATTTGAACCGACTAATCCTTTCTGCCGAGTTGTCCTGCGACCCTCCTATTTGTATAGGGGATGCATAATG TATCTGCCTTCCACCTTTGCTGAAAAGAATTTGAATGGGGTTTCGGGATTCATCAAACTTCAGCTGTCCAATGGTAGACAGTGGTCCGTTCGCTGCCTCTATAGGGGAGGTCGAGCCAAGTTAAGCCAAGGATGGTTTGAATTCACAGTGGAGAACAATTTAGGAGAAGGTGATGTCTGTGTGTTTGAGCTCCTTAGAATGAAGGAAGTTGTGCTGCAAGTTACGGTGTTTCGCGTAACCGAGGATGCAGGGTTGTTGAACCAGCTTCCTATGCAACAGCAGCAGCAGAGCCCAAACATCAGCCACACTAAACTCTTGAACCCTCACTTGCAGCATCGCATCAGTACAACCAAATTGATTAGAAATTAG